In one Deltaproteobacteria bacterium genomic region, the following are encoded:
- a CDS encoding YajQ family cyclic di-GMP-binding protein, with protein sequence MPSFDVVSVVDMQEVSNAVNQAVKEIGQRYDFKGSKTTVTLEKDGIKVLTDDDFRLKAVVDILQSKFVKRSVSLKALQYGKVEPASGGLVRQFIAIQQGISKEKGREIVSLVKDTKLKVQSQIQEEQVRVTGKSLNDLQEVIRMLKGKDLGVEMQFVNFRS encoded by the coding sequence ATGCCGTCGTTCGACGTCGTTTCGGTCGTGGACATGCAGGAGGTCAGCAACGCGGTCAACCAGGCCGTGAAGGAGATCGGCCAGCGGTACGACTTCAAGGGTTCGAAGACCACGGTCACCCTCGAGAAGGACGGGATCAAGGTGCTGACCGACGACGACTTCCGCCTCAAGGCGGTCGTCGACATCCTCCAGTCGAAGTTCGTGAAGCGGTCCGTTTCCCTCAAGGCGCTGCAATACGGGAAGGTGGAGCCGGCCTCCGGCGGCCTCGTCCGCCAGTTCATCGCCATCCAGCAGGGGATCTCGAAGGAGAAGGGGAGGGAGATCGTCTCCCTGGTGAAGGACACCAAGCTCAAGGTCCAGTCGCAGATCCAGGAGGAGCAGGTGCGGGTGACGGGGAAAAGCCTGAACGACCTGCAGGAGGTCATCCGGATGCTGAAGGGGAAGGACCTGGGAGTGGAGATGCAGTTCGTCAACTTCCGTTCCTGA